From a single Prosthecobacter algae genomic region:
- a CDS encoding PSD1 and planctomycete cytochrome C domain-containing protein, which yields MNSHLFIPGAAVFLCSALGATAAETAFFESKIRPVLVKHCYECHSAESGKAKGGLLVDTKQGLLSGGDTGPAIVPGEPGKSLLLKAMRHEDPDLAMPPKGPALAKAVAADFETWIREGAADPRISSAPVAERPPVDVESGRKFWSYQKPQTPQSPEVKNQDWPRRELDRHILAKLEKEGLSPSPDATPAVLLRRLHLDLTGLPPTPGETNAFVKAWAQEEGREALLATTVDGLLKSPRFAERWARHWLDVARFAESNGRESNLVFPHAWRYRDYVVDAIQADKPYDRFITEQIAGDLLPAKDDAERAQLLIATGFLAMGAKGLNEMSKAQFATDLADEQLDTVARAVTASSVACARCHDHKSEPFSMEDYYALAGIFQSTRTHYGTWIDSENNNGSSLIRLPDLPGQLIPNKSVTAARVAQLKADRAKLDAEEKAQNDYMAKARLEGKDISSEGFELLRNVIRILWSRGGIDGQLMTVDEDGSALPLCMGVEEAAKIRDAQLLNRGEIGQPVKAVKRGFPAVFEVPQAAPGSGRSGRLELAQWLTNPAHPLTSRVIANRVWRHLFGVGLVRTADNFGYSGERPSHPELLDALAQQMMQQGWSLKAMVREIALSRSYRQSSDFREDCFEKDPDNRLLWRAHKRRLDAEVIRDSMLAVSGELDLSRRPGSLVTEFAGQSVSLIGFNQALPADLDGSVRRSIYLPVVRDHLPDVLELFDFAEPTLVTGHRDVTNVPMQALYLMNGPWVQQRAAALARRVMQEKPTLEEQQRRAFVLCYNRPPDPQEKKLTERFFQTVRGSIEGRPEVDAPTLLALYCQSLLAGAEFRYVD from the coding sequence ATGAATTCCCACCTGTTCATTCCTGGCGCGGCTGTCTTCCTGTGCAGTGCCCTGGGGGCGACAGCAGCGGAGACGGCTTTCTTTGAGAGCAAGATCCGGCCCGTGCTGGTGAAGCACTGCTATGAATGCCACTCGGCTGAATCTGGCAAAGCCAAAGGCGGGCTGCTGGTGGATACGAAACAGGGGCTGCTGAGCGGCGGTGATACGGGTCCGGCCATTGTGCCGGGAGAGCCGGGCAAGAGCCTGCTGCTGAAGGCGATGCGGCATGAAGATCCGGACCTGGCAATGCCGCCCAAAGGCCCGGCACTGGCCAAGGCGGTGGCGGCGGACTTTGAAACCTGGATCCGGGAGGGGGCCGCGGACCCACGGATCTCGTCGGCCCCAGTCGCTGAAAGACCTCCGGTGGATGTGGAATCGGGGAGGAAATTCTGGAGCTACCAAAAGCCGCAGACACCCCAGTCGCCGGAGGTGAAAAACCAGGACTGGCCACGAAGGGAGCTGGACCGCCACATCCTTGCGAAGCTGGAAAAGGAAGGCCTGTCCCCTTCCCCGGATGCGACCCCGGCCGTGCTGCTGCGGCGGCTGCACCTGGACCTGACCGGACTGCCGCCGACGCCTGGGGAGACGAACGCATTTGTCAAAGCCTGGGCGCAAGAAGAAGGACGCGAGGCCCTGCTGGCCACCACCGTGGACGGGCTGCTGAAGAGCCCACGATTCGCCGAGCGCTGGGCACGCCACTGGCTGGATGTGGCCCGGTTTGCCGAATCCAACGGGAGGGAGTCGAATCTCGTCTTTCCCCATGCGTGGCGTTACCGCGACTATGTGGTGGATGCCATCCAGGCCGACAAGCCGTATGACCGGTTCATCACCGAACAGATCGCCGGAGATCTGCTGCCAGCCAAGGATGACGCGGAACGGGCGCAGTTGCTCATTGCCACCGGTTTCCTGGCCATGGGTGCGAAGGGGCTGAATGAGATGAGCAAGGCCCAATTTGCGACGGATTTGGCGGATGAACAACTGGATACGGTGGCCCGTGCGGTAACGGCCAGTTCAGTCGCCTGCGCACGCTGTCATGATCATAAGAGCGAGCCCTTCAGCATGGAGGACTACTATGCGCTGGCGGGCATTTTCCAAAGCACGCGCACGCATTACGGCACCTGGATTGATTCGGAAAACAACAACGGCAGCAGCCTGATCCGCCTGCCGGATCTGCCAGGGCAATTGATACCGAACAAGTCCGTCACAGCAGCCCGAGTGGCGCAACTGAAGGCGGATCGTGCGAAGCTGGATGCCGAGGAAAAAGCGCAGAACGACTACATGGCCAAAGCGCGGCTGGAGGGCAAGGATATCAGCAGCGAGGGCTTCGAGCTTTTGCGCAACGTCATCCGCATCCTATGGTCACGCGGGGGCATAGACGGGCAACTGATGACCGTGGATGAGGATGGGAGCGCCCTGCCTTTGTGCATGGGGGTGGAAGAGGCGGCCAAGATCCGGGATGCGCAGTTGCTCAATCGCGGAGAAATCGGCCAGCCCGTGAAAGCGGTGAAGCGCGGATTTCCGGCGGTGTTTGAGGTGCCGCAAGCGGCCCCAGGGAGCGGCCGCAGTGGCCGCCTGGAACTGGCCCAATGGTTGACGAATCCGGCGCACCCGCTCACTTCCCGTGTCATCGCCAACCGCGTGTGGCGGCATCTTTTTGGCGTGGGGCTGGTGCGGACGGCGGACAACTTTGGCTACAGTGGCGAAAGGCCCTCACACCCTGAGCTGCTGGATGCGCTGGCCCAACAAATGATGCAACAAGGCTGGTCGCTCAAGGCCATGGTGCGTGAGATCGCCCTGTCACGCAGCTACCGGCAGTCATCGGATTTCCGGGAGGACTGTTTTGAAAAGGACCCGGACAACCGCCTGCTGTGGCGGGCGCACAAACGGCGGCTGGATGCCGAGGTGATCCGTGACTCCATGCTCGCTGTTTCCGGAGAGCTGGATCTCAGCCGCCGCCCGGGATCGCTGGTCACGGAATTTGCCGGCCAGTCCGTCTCCCTGATCGGCTTTAACCAGGCCCTGCCGGCCGATCTGGACGGCAGCGTGCGGAGGTCCATTTACCTGCCGGTGGTGCGCGATCATCTGCCGGATGTGCTGGAGCTTTTTGACTTTGCGGAGCCCACGCTGGTGACCGGACATCGAGATGTGACCAACGTGCCGATGCAGGCGCTCTACCTGATGAACGGGCCATGGGTGCAGCAGCGTGCTGCCGCGCTGGCGCGCAGGGTGATGCAGGAAAAACCGACCCTGGAAGAGCAGCAGCGGCGTGCTTTTGTGCTGTGCTACAACCGCCCGCCCGACCCGCAGGAGAAGAAGCTGACGGAGCGCTTTTTTCAAACGGTGCGAGGCAGCATCGAGGGCAGGCCGGAAGTGGACGCCCCCACACTGCTGGCGCTTTATTGCCAATCGCTGCTGGCCGGGGCGGAGTTCCGCTATGTGGACTGA
- a CDS encoding class I SAM-dependent methyltransferase, whose product MHCRFLSFLLLALGLQAQTSAPPPPLTEYQGRIIAQTMHWQGAGWLIRHKRDREEATLRMREELKLKPGMAVCDMGSGNGYHTLPMAEAVGKDGKVYAVEVQPEMIEMLKKRAEAKGITNIVSIIGEMHDPMLPEASCDLVLLVDVYHEFSHPEQMLSGIRKALKPDGVVVLVEFRAEDDSVPIKPEHKMTKAQINKELVSNGFKLVREFDELPWQHMMFFGLAKE is encoded by the coding sequence ATGCATTGCCGCTTTCTCTCATTTCTGCTGCTGGCCCTGGGGCTGCAGGCCCAGACATCCGCGCCTCCACCTCCTTTGACGGAGTATCAGGGCCGAATAATCGCCCAAACGATGCACTGGCAGGGCGCGGGCTGGCTGATCCGGCACAAGCGGGACCGGGAGGAGGCGACGCTGCGGATGCGTGAGGAACTGAAACTGAAGCCCGGCATGGCCGTGTGCGACATGGGCAGCGGCAATGGCTACCACACGCTGCCGATGGCCGAGGCGGTGGGGAAGGACGGCAAGGTGTATGCCGTGGAGGTGCAGCCGGAGATGATCGAGATGCTGAAAAAAAGGGCGGAGGCCAAGGGCATCACGAACATCGTCAGCATCATCGGCGAAATGCACGATCCCATGCTGCCGGAGGCTTCATGCGATCTGGTGCTACTGGTGGATGTGTATCACGAGTTTTCCCACCCGGAGCAGATGCTCTCAGGCATTCGCAAGGCGCTGAAGCCGGACGGCGTGGTGGTGCTGGTGGAATTCCGAGCCGAGGACGACAGCGTGCCGATCAAGCCCGAGCACAAGATGACGAAGGCGCAGATCAACAAGGAGCTAGTGAGCAATGGCTTCAAGCTGGTGCGGGAATTCGATGAACTGCCCTGGCAGCACATGATGTTTTTTGGGCTGGCCAAGGAGTGA